The bacterium genome has a window encoding:
- a CDS encoding TIGR03663 family protein yields MSKKKHQGAVAGAPEATPPFAYPRRARRIFFFIFLAAFALGTFLRFYDLERKPLHHDEGVNAFFLLNLQKDFPSGWKYDPENYHGPFLFLTDIVPVALSDTAFAMRFNVALFGSLLVWLIWPLRKRIGYAAAAAFAFLIATSPSFLFFSRTNIHEIFLAFFTLGTVTAAVRFQETRRPVFIFLAAACWAGVVTNKETYIMTAAAFVAALAFCWYYFSRRPRPGEIKPREVFRSLWIWVGKHPFAAAGAVALFLFLVAIYYSSLFTNLKGTTSDLINSLLIWRKTGTKGAGHEKPWPYFLQLLWRFELPILAFGLGGAVYAFVRRNVFMIFTALWAVLLLLIYSSVPYKTPWLALNFILPLAVLAGGFFENVYRGCAGKRGALTGIAAGFFVVNGAWLAGKSWKVNFVEYDDDRNMIVYSQTRRDVYDLLESLNAYAAGQQGLNTQINIITDEYWPLNWYLHNYEHTAYWGRVIPDPDAPIVIGRARTQAELEKALKDTYLSEMYSLRPGVDLILYLRQHKGKTPEEELKGDRPLDEVPADLAPGLVASYYNKISPVGEPVRRTVESDVYFRLNNDEEKVERLGLKAPLSIVWEGLILIPSDGTYYFATESDDGSWVFVDDKLVVDNGGNHGNQYVSGEIELTAGYHRFRVKYFDSAWGAWMKLVWTPPGGAEAPIPADRLLHSKAEES; encoded by the coding sequence ATGAGCAAGAAAAAACACCAGGGAGCCGTCGCCGGGGCGCCGGAGGCGACGCCGCCCTTCGCCTACCCGCGGCGGGCGCGGCGGATATTCTTTTTCATCTTCCTGGCCGCCTTCGCGCTGGGGACTTTCCTGCGCTTCTACGACCTGGAGCGCAAGCCGCTGCACCACGACGAGGGCGTCAACGCCTTCTTCCTGCTCAACCTGCAGAAGGATTTTCCCTCGGGCTGGAAGTACGACCCCGAAAACTACCACGGTCCCTTCCTGTTTCTGACCGACATCGTCCCCGTGGCCTTAAGCGACACCGCCTTCGCCATGCGCTTCAACGTCGCCCTCTTCGGTTCGCTCCTGGTCTGGCTGATCTGGCCGCTGCGCAAGCGGATCGGCTACGCCGCGGCCGCGGCCTTCGCCTTTCTGATCGCGACTTCGCCTTCGTTCCTCTTTTTCTCCCGGACCAATATCCACGAAATCTTCCTGGCGTTTTTCACCCTGGGGACGGTGACGGCGGCGGTCCGCTTCCAGGAAACCCGCCGGCCCGTCTTCATCTTCCTGGCCGCGGCCTGTTGGGCGGGAGTGGTCACGAACAAGGAAACCTACATCATGACCGCCGCCGCCTTCGTCGCGGCGCTGGCCTTCTGCTGGTATTATTTCTCCCGGCGACCCCGGCCCGGGGAGATCAAACCCCGGGAGGTCTTCCGTTCCCTGTGGATCTGGGTCGGGAAACATCCCTTCGCCGCCGCCGGGGCCGTCGCCCTCTTCCTCTTCCTGGTGGCGATCTACTACTCCTCGCTCTTCACCAACCTCAAGGGGACCACCTCCGACCTGATCAACTCGCTTCTGATCTGGCGCAAGACCGGGACCAAGGGAGCGGGCCACGAAAAACCCTGGCCCTATTTTCTCCAGCTTCTCTGGCGCTTCGAACTGCCCATCCTGGCCTTCGGCCTGGGCGGCGCCGTCTACGCCTTCGTCCGCCGGAACGTCTTCATGATCTTCACCGCGCTCTGGGCGGTCCTGCTGCTCCTGATCTACAGCTCCGTGCCTTACAAGACCCCCTGGCTGGCCCTGAACTTCATCCTCCCCCTGGCCGTCCTCGCCGGCGGCTTTTTCGAAAACGTCTACCGGGGCTGCGCCGGGAAACGGGGCGCCCTGACCGGGATCGCCGCGGGCTTTTTCGTCGTCAACGGGGCCTGGCTGGCGGGAAAATCGTGGAAGGTCAACTTCGTCGAATACGACGACGACCGGAACATGATCGTCTACTCCCAGACCCGCCGCGACGTTTACGATCTGCTCGAATCCCTCAACGCCTACGCCGCCGGGCAGCAGGGGCTCAACACCCAGATCAACATCATCACCGACGAGTATTGGCCCCTGAACTGGTATCTCCACAATTACGAACATACCGCCTACTGGGGCCGGGTCATCCCCGACCCCGACGCCCCCATCGTAATCGGCCGCGCCCGGACCCAGGCCGAACTGGAGAAAGCCCTCAAGGATACCTACCTGTCGGAGATGTACAGCCTGCGGCCCGGAGTCGATCTCATCCTCTACCTGCGGCAGCACAAGGGGAAAACCCCGGAAGAAGAGCTCAAGGGGGACCGGCCCCTCGATGAGGTCCCCGCCGACCTCGCCCCCGGTCTGGTGGCGAGCTACTACAACAAGATCAGTCCCGTCGGCGAACCGGTCCGGAGGACCGTGGAAAGCGACGTCTATTTCCGGCTCAACAACGACGAGGAAAAAGTCGAGCGCCTGGGCCTGAAGGCCCCCCTGAGCATCGTCTGGGAGGGCCTGATCCTGATCCCCTCGGACGGCACCTACTATTTCGCCACCGAGTCCGACGACGGATCCTGGGTCTTCGTGGACGACAAGCTGGTGGTCGACAACGGGGGCAACCACGGCAACCAGTACGTCTCCGGCGAAATCGAGCTCACCGCCGGGTACCACCGGTTCCGGGTCAAGTACTTCGACAGCGCCTGGGGGGCCTGGATGAAGCTGGTCTGGACTCCCCCCGGGGGCGCGGAGGCTCCCATTCCCGCCGACCGCCTGCTGCACTCGAAAGCTGAGGAGAGCTGA
- a CDS encoding glycosyltransferase family 2 protein → MSVRLSVVVPAYNEEARLVPTLERLRGYFSGRDYSVEVIVVSDGSTDATAAAAQAWRPPGFPLTVVDRKLNRGKGYTVREGAAAASGEFVLFSDADLSTPIEEVEKFFPFLEEGYDVVIGSRNLSGSDLVVRQPFYRRVMGRVFNGLVRAVAVGGIADTQCGFKCFTRAAMSSIAPRCRIDGFSFDVEMLYLARRLGYRIREVPVKWLNAEGSTVSPVRDSLRMFRDVLRVRINAAAGRYS, encoded by the coding sequence GTGAGCGTCCGTCTCTCCGTGGTCGTGCCCGCCTATAACGAAGAGGCGCGCCTGGTCCCCACCCTGGAGCGCCTGCGCGGGTATTTTTCCGGCCGCGACTATTCCGTGGAGGTGATCGTGGTCAGCGACGGCAGTACCGACGCCACCGCCGCCGCGGCCCAGGCCTGGCGCCCCCCCGGATTTCCCCTGACCGTGGTCGACCGCAAGCTCAACCGGGGCAAGGGGTACACGGTCCGGGAAGGCGCCGCCGCGGCTTCCGGCGAATTCGTTCTTTTCTCCGACGCCGACCTTTCGACCCCGATCGAGGAAGTGGAGAAATTTTTCCCGTTCCTGGAGGAAGGGTACGACGTGGTGATCGGCTCCCGCAACCTTTCCGGTTCCGACCTGGTCGTCCGCCAGCCCTTCTACCGCCGGGTGATGGGCCGCGTCTTCAACGGGCTGGTCCGAGCCGTGGCCGTCGGCGGGATAGCCGACACCCAGTGCGGATTCAAATGCTTCACCCGCGCCGCCATGTCGTCCATCGCCCCCCGTTGCCGGATCGACGGGTTCAGCTTCGACGTGGAGATGCTGTACCTGGCGCGTCGCCTCGGCTACCGCATCCGCGAGGTCCCGGTGAAATGGCTCAACGCCGAGGGCTCGACCGTCAGCCCGGTCCGCGATTCCCTGCGGATGTTCCGCGACGTTCTCCGGGTCCGGATCAACGCCGCGGCCGGCCGTTATTCCTGA
- the def gene encoding peptide deformylase: MNAIPIRIYGDPVLREKAREVERFDSDLRALVERMRDTLYYSQAVGLAATQVGDSRRLFVLDAQDGAGFQVFVNPEILGGEGRETAEEGCMSLPGIYVEIERDRTVRIRYRGLEGESREIEGSGLFGRIIQHETDHLEGVLISDRAGFFSRKLIAGKLRKLEQGVIL; the protein is encoded by the coding sequence ATGAATGCGATTCCGATCAGGATTTACGGGGACCCGGTCCTACGGGAAAAGGCCCGGGAGGTGGAACGGTTCGATTCCGATCTGCGCGCCCTGGTCGAACGGATGCGCGACACCCTCTACTACAGCCAGGCGGTCGGCCTGGCCGCCACCCAGGTGGGGGACTCCCGCCGGTTATTCGTGCTCGATGCCCAGGACGGCGCCGGCTTCCAGGTCTTCGTCAACCCCGAGATCCTGGGCGGCGAAGGCCGGGAAACGGCGGAGGAAGGGTGCATGAGCCTTCCCGGGATCTACGTGGAGATCGAGCGCGACCGCACCGTCCGGATCCGCTACCGGGGTCTGGAGGGGGAGAGCCGGGAGATCGAGGGCTCCGGTCTGTTCGGGCGGATCATCCAGCACGAGACCGACCACCTGGAGGGGGTGCTGATCAGCGACCGGGCCGGGTTCTTCTCCCGTAAACTGATCGCGGGCAAGCTCAGGAAACTGGAACAGGGGGTGATCCTGTGA
- the thiD gene encoding bifunctional hydroxymethylpyrimidine kinase/phosphomethylpyrimidine kinase translates to MAEKVYSALTIAGSDSGGGAGIQADLKTFEAFGVFGTTAVTAVTAQNTRGVEAVVCLEPDFVGAQIEAVARDMHPSAVKTGMLANAGIIREVAARIRSLKLPNLVVDPVMVATSGDRLLEKEAVRTLISELLPLARVVTPNLEEARILAGFPVADAGEMLAAARAIAGFGAAAVVVKAGHGSGPADDLFWDGKSACWLRSPRLTEEPLHGTGCTFSAALAAGLARGLEARAAAEEAKAYMCRAIGFRRRPGAGAATVGWKAAAAAEEPR, encoded by the coding sequence ATGGCGGAGAAAGTGTACAGCGCGCTCACCATCGCCGGTTCCGATTCCGGCGGCGGGGCCGGGATCCAGGCCGATCTCAAGACCTTCGAGGCGTTCGGAGTTTTCGGGACCACCGCCGTCACCGCGGTCACCGCTCAGAACACGAGAGGGGTCGAGGCGGTGGTCTGCCTGGAGCCGGATTTCGTCGGCGCTCAGATCGAGGCGGTGGCGCGGGACATGCACCCGTCGGCGGTCAAGACCGGGATGCTGGCCAACGCCGGCATCATCCGGGAGGTGGCCGCGCGGATCCGTTCCCTGAAGCTTCCCAACCTGGTGGTGGATCCGGTCATGGTCGCCACCTCCGGCGATCGGCTCCTGGAAAAGGAAGCCGTGCGGACGCTGATCTCGGAGCTGCTTCCCCTGGCCCGCGTCGTCACTCCCAATCTCGAGGAAGCCCGGATCCTGGCGGGGTTCCCGGTGGCCGACGCCGGGGAGATGTTGGCCGCCGCCCGGGCCATAGCCGGTTTCGGCGCCGCCGCCGTCGTAGTCAAGGCCGGCCACGGTTCGGGGCCGGCCGACGACCTCTTCTGGGACGGGAAGTCGGCCTGCTGGCTGCGCTCGCCGCGTCTGACCGAGGAGCCGCTCCACGGCACCGGATGCACTTTCTCCGCCGCCCTGGCCGCCGGCCTGGCCCGCGGCCTTGAGGCGCGCGCCGCCGCCGAGGAGGCCAAGGCGTATATGTGTAGAGCGATCGGGTTTCGCCGCCGCCCGGGCGCGGGCGCGGCCACGGTCGGATGGAAAGCCGCCGCGGCGGCGGAGGAACCGAGATGA
- a CDS encoding DUF2284 domain-containing protein, which yields MPVADNGGREIGTAREYIRQSRRLAPVSAAGATADFADFYDRRAEALGALLERRHAADPALAPGVLRAGLMPPLSSVVAERVKRFCRIPYRTAEGTIPSCPGILRGWKGCPPYAPAVETTRELLSRARGFLVVQLEADEDELSQNRVHPFIARTAQALRGEGFAVLAAYASGPCRVCPRGCAEGEECRRPLRRLFALEACGFWVDALCSAAGAFPVCGGGPRPIRWIRDWNLPSQDTKSVRYTGGFLLG from the coding sequence GTGCCCGTCGCCGACAACGGAGGACGAGAAATCGGCACGGCGCGGGAATACATCCGGCAATCCCGGCGGCTCGCCCCCGTCTCCGCCGCCGGAGCCACCGCGGACTTCGCGGATTTCTACGACCGCCGCGCCGAGGCACTGGGCGCCCTCCTGGAGCGACGGCACGCCGCCGACCCGGCGCTGGCCCCCGGCGTTCTCCGGGCCGGGCTGATGCCTCCGCTGTCCTCCGTCGTCGCCGAGCGGGTGAAGCGGTTCTGCCGCATCCCCTACCGCACGGCCGAGGGGACGATTCCCTCCTGCCCCGGTATCCTGAGGGGGTGGAAGGGGTGCCCGCCCTACGCGCCCGCGGTCGAAACGACGCGGGAGCTTCTCTCCCGCGCCCGCGGTTTCCTCGTCGTCCAGTTGGAAGCGGACGAGGACGAACTCTCCCAGAACCGGGTCCATCCCTTCATCGCCCGGACGGCGCAAGCCCTGCGCGGGGAAGGTTTCGCCGTCCTCGCCGCCTACGCCAGCGGGCCGTGCCGGGTCTGTCCGCGGGGGTGCGCCGAGGGAGAGGAGTGCCGTCGGCCCCTCCGGCGGCTGTTCGCCCTCGAGGCCTGCGGTTTCTGGGTCGACGCGCTCTGTTCGGCCGCCGGCGCGTTCCCCGTCTGCGGCGGCGGCCCCCGCCCGATCCGCTGGATCCGGGACTGGAACCTGCCCTCTCAGGACACGAAGTCGGTCCGCTACACCGGCGGGTTCCTGCTCGGCTGA
- a CDS encoding UDP-2,3-diacylglucosamine diphosphatase yields MPSKPIYFVSDAHLGIGIEGGEGRGAALESFLRKWGGGASRIFIVGDLFDFWIEYRYAVRPDYFRPLHALRSLVEAGVEVHYCQGNHDFALGPFVSETVGVTVHDREFRGKLQGRNVRVRHGDGIRPGDRGSRFLHRLLRNPALQRLYRLLPPAAGVPLGEFISARSRRFELTRATEEVLGAYRVRAREYLREGDDLVILGHTHCPELSSFPEGTYGNTGCWVKRYTLIRLLDGRPELLEFFPGEDRLETYRENADE; encoded by the coding sequence GTGCCGTCAAAGCCGATTTATTTCGTTTCGGACGCCCACCTGGGCATCGGCATCGAGGGGGGCGAGGGCCGGGGCGCCGCCCTCGAGTCCTTTCTGAGAAAGTGGGGCGGGGGAGCCTCCCGGATCTTCATCGTCGGCGACCTCTTCGATTTCTGGATCGAATACCGTTACGCCGTCCGGCCCGACTATTTCCGTCCTCTCCACGCCCTCCGCTCTCTGGTCGAGGCCGGGGTTGAGGTCCACTACTGTCAGGGCAACCACGATTTCGCCCTGGGGCCGTTCGTCAGCGAGACCGTGGGCGTCACCGTCCACGACCGGGAGTTCCGGGGAAAGCTCCAGGGGAGGAACGTGAGGGTCAGGCACGGCGACGGGATCCGGCCCGGGGACCGGGGCAGCCGTTTTCTCCATCGGCTCCTGCGCAACCCGGCGCTCCAGCGGCTGTACCGGCTCCTCCCCCCGGCGGCCGGAGTGCCGTTGGGGGAGTTTATCTCCGCCCGCAGCCGCCGGTTCGAGCTTACCCGGGCCACCGAAGAGGTTTTGGGCGCTTACCGGGTCCGCGCCCGGGAGTATCTGCGGGAGGGTGACGACCTGGTTATTCTCGGGCACACCCACTGTCCGGAGCTGTCCTCGTTCCCGGAGGGGACGTACGGCAACACCGGCTGTTGGGTCAAACGCTACACGCTGATCCGGCTTCTGGACGGCCGGCCCGAACTCCTGGAATTTTTCCCCGGCGAGGACCGGTTGGAAACCTACCGGGAGAACGCCGATGAATAG
- a CDS encoding phosphohydrolase has translation MAEYAKSEFEKKLDVELLEKSEGKARRALERLLSLKALERLMGFCNVVSVERYGFNDHGRVHAKIATLNALKIVGILAESGVDPTVVREGSGDVEDAQVVLTVSAFLHDLGMSIGRQDHEINSTRVGDPFIFEVLRDIYPDEGKVYILRSYIFECIMGHMAHMKVNSIESGIMLVSDGCDMEYGRARAAVKRKHDPTVGDIHAYSALSVTSVELKRGETKPLEIAIDMRDATGIFQVEEVLMGKIAMSSIKPYIELSVRIGENPRLYYLK, from the coding sequence ATGGCGGAATACGCGAAGAGCGAGTTCGAGAAGAAGCTCGACGTCGAACTGTTGGAGAAATCGGAAGGGAAGGCCCGCCGCGCTCTGGAGCGCCTGCTCTCGCTGAAGGCGCTGGAGCGGCTGATGGGGTTTTGCAACGTGGTTTCGGTCGAGCGCTACGGGTTCAACGACCACGGCCGGGTTCACGCCAAGATCGCCACCCTCAACGCCCTCAAGATCGTGGGCATTCTGGCCGAGTCCGGGGTCGACCCCACCGTGGTCAGGGAGGGTTCGGGCGATGTGGAGGACGCCCAGGTGGTGCTGACGGTTTCGGCGTTTCTTCACGATCTGGGCATGTCGATCGGGCGCCAGGACCACGAGATCAATTCCACCCGCGTCGGGGATCCGTTCATCTTCGAAGTGCTTCGGGATATTTATCCGGACGAGGGAAAGGTCTACATCCTGCGTTCCTATATCTTCGAATGCATCATGGGTCACATGGCCCACATGAAGGTCAACTCGATCGAATCCGGGATCATGCTGGTATCCGACGGCTGCGACATGGAGTACGGCCGCGCCCGGGCGGCGGTGAAGCGCAAGCACGATCCCACCGTGGGGGATATCCACGCGTATTCGGCCCTGAGCGTGACCAGCGTCGAGCTCAAGCGGGGAGAGACCAAACCCCTGGAAATCGCCATCGACATGCGCGACGCCACCGGGATCTTCCAGGTGGAGGAGGTTCTGATGGGGAAGATCGCCATGAGTTCGATCAAGCCCTATATCGAACTGAGCGTGCGGATCGGGGAGAACCCCCGGCTCTATTACCTGAAGTAG
- a CDS encoding VCBS repeat-containing protein yields MQKSWWAAAAATVLILAPGESGAAGYVPDYSTYLGGGLNDTGGDIAVEDGSVYVCGMSASADFPTVAPYQAGLPGFINAVISRFDSDGNLVFSSYLGGSTIDAGIGVAVDEGAVCLVGYTMSFDFPTVDPCQANLEGFLDAFVARFDSGGDLIFSSYLGGSDEEQAFGVAASGGDIYIAGFTTSTDFPVVGAWQPALAGGTDAFVARFQFNPSSSLAYSSYLGGTGDDNAEGIAVDGGVLGVGGYTDSLDFPTSDPLQGALAGGWDGFVSAIDLNPSGSLVFSSYLGGSEDDYVFRIAADNETLYLSGSTDSTDFPTVNPFQAFLGGNADGFAGAIALNPSAALIFSSYLGGSGDDDATGLAVEDGDIILTGDTDSQDFPTAHPFQPGTAGGFDAFAARLALSPATALVFSSYLGGSGDDSAMGAAAEDGIIYLGGWTESTDFPTVNPFQAAAAGGADFFVSRLVPAPPTPTPTASTAPTCSPSATPTAAPSFSPTPFLPSPPTPSPTPYSSPTPAGPQPTPSAAPATPPFLVLGAGDYSGNGRSDIAVFRPATGAWKVRGLGTTYFGGGTDIPVPGDYDGDGVTDVAVFRPSRGLWWAKGVTRLYFNLGDIGPDTRPVPADYDGDGRTDPGIFTAGAALWAVKGVSRFHFGAAGDLPVPGDYDGDLAADVAVWRPATGLWAVRGITRKFYGVDGDIPVPGTYTWYGGGGGPFRTEFAVFRPSRGVWLISGGPKYYFGVTGDRPLPGKYVGGEHDTLGIFRPPTGLWALRSMTKVFYGLSGDDPVTR; encoded by the coding sequence ATGCAAAAGTCTTGGTGGGCAGCAGCGGCGGCAACGGTCCTGATTCTCGCGCCCGGGGAATCCGGGGCGGCCGGCTACGTTCCCGACTACTCCACCTACCTGGGCGGCGGCCTCAACGATACCGGCGGCGATATAGCCGTCGAAGACGGTTCCGTCTATGTCTGCGGAATGAGCGCGTCCGCCGATTTCCCCACCGTCGCACCCTACCAGGCGGGACTGCCCGGGTTCATCAACGCCGTCATCTCCCGTTTCGATTCGGACGGGAACCTGGTCTTTTCCTCCTACCTGGGAGGCTCGACCATCGACGCCGGTATCGGGGTCGCCGTCGATGAAGGGGCGGTCTGCTTGGTCGGCTATACGATGTCGTTCGATTTCCCCACCGTCGACCCCTGCCAAGCGAACCTGGAGGGTTTTCTGGACGCTTTCGTGGCTCGTTTCGACTCCGGGGGCGACCTGATCTTTTCTTCCTACCTGGGAGGGTCCGACGAAGAGCAAGCGTTCGGTGTCGCCGCCTCCGGCGGCGACATCTACATCGCCGGATTCACCACCTCCACCGACTTCCCCGTCGTCGGAGCATGGCAGCCCGCTCTGGCCGGGGGAACCGACGCCTTCGTCGCCCGGTTCCAATTCAACCCTTCCAGCAGTCTGGCCTATTCCTCCTACCTGGGAGGGACGGGAGACGACAACGCCGAGGGTATCGCGGTGGATGGAGGCGTGCTTGGAGTAGGCGGCTACACCGATTCCCTCGATTTTCCCACCAGCGACCCGCTGCAGGGCGCCCTGGCGGGAGGCTGGGACGGATTCGTTTCCGCTATCGACTTAAACCCCTCGGGCAGCCTGGTTTTTTCGTCGTACCTGGGCGGGAGCGAAGACGATTACGTCTTCAGGATCGCCGCCGATAACGAAACCCTCTACCTGAGCGGATCGACGGATTCGACCGATTTTCCCACCGTCAACCCATTTCAGGCCTTCCTGGGCGGCAATGCCGACGGCTTCGCCGGAGCCATCGCGCTCAACCCCTCGGCCGCCCTGATATTCTCCTCCTATCTGGGCGGCTCCGGCGACGACGACGCCACGGGGCTGGCCGTCGAAGACGGAGACATCATTCTGACCGGAGACACCGATTCCCAGGATTTTCCCACTGCCCATCCGTTCCAGCCGGGAACGGCCGGTGGCTTCGACGCCTTCGCCGCCCGCCTGGCTCTCTCCCCCGCCACGGCCTTGGTCTTTTCGTCATACCTGGGGGGAAGCGGGGACGACAGCGCCATGGGTGCCGCCGCCGAAGACGGCATCATCTATCTGGGGGGCTGGACCGAATCCACCGACTTCCCGACCGTCAACCCCTTCCAAGCCGCGGCGGCGGGAGGGGCCGATTTCTTCGTCTCCCGTCTGGTACCGGCCCCACCGACCCCGACCCCGACCGCCAGCACCGCACCCACCTGTTCCCCCAGCGCGACGCCGACGGCCGCGCCCTCCTTCTCTCCCACCCCCTTCCTCCCCTCACCCCCCACCCCCTCCCCGACCCCATACTCCTCGCCGACGCCCGCCGGGCCTCAGCCCACACCTTCCGCGGCACCGGCCACTCCTCCCTTCCTGGTTCTGGGCGCCGGCGATTATTCCGGCAACGGCCGGAGCGACATCGCCGTTTTCCGCCCCGCCACCGGGGCATGGAAAGTGCGCGGCCTGGGCACCACCTACTTCGGCGGCGGCACCGACATCCCGGTTCCCGGAGATTACGACGGCGACGGGGTCACCGACGTCGCCGTCTTCCGCCCTTCCCGCGGTCTATGGTGGGCCAAGGGAGTCACTCGGCTTTATTTCAACCTCGGAGACATCGGTCCCGATACCCGACCCGTTCCGGCGGATTACGACGGAGACGGCAGAACCGATCCCGGAATCTTCACCGCCGGAGCGGCTCTCTGGGCGGTCAAGGGCGTCAGCCGATTCCACTTCGGCGCGGCCGGCGACCTGCCCGTGCCCGGAGATTACGACGGAGACCTGGCCGCCGACGTTGCAGTCTGGCGCCCCGCCACCGGCCTCTGGGCGGTCCGGGGGATAACCAGAAAATTCTACGGGGTCGACGGAGACATCCCCGTCCCCGGCACTTACACCTGGTACGGGGGCGGGGGCGGCCCCTTCCGAACCGAATTCGCGGTCTTCCGACCTTCCCGGGGAGTCTGGCTGATCAGCGGCGGTCCCAAATACTACTTCGGCGTGACCGGCGACCGTCCTCTTCCCGGTAAATACGTCGGGGGCGAACACGACACCCTCGGCATCTTCCGGCCCCCGACCGGGCTTTGGGCCTTGCGAAGCATGACCAAGGTCTTCTACGGCCTTTCCGGAGACGATCCGGTTACCCGGTAA